Genomic DNA from Shouchella patagoniensis:
CATACATTTTGTGTATGATAGTCTACATTACTAGTTTCTTCGTAGCTTACAAATTCTTCAAATCACACAAAAACATTCTATATAAATCATAGCGCTACGAAGGAGAGAACATAGAAAAAAGGACTGGGTTTTAACGATAGCTCATTCAACCCGTAAAAAGCTTACAGACGATAGATGATAAGTTTTCAACTATTTGAAAAATAGAAACCGTACAGTTTAACCAAAAAGTGTTTTAGTACCGAAAGTAGAGTTAAGATGTTCCTTTACCTTGAGCGCTTTTTCAAAAAATGAAACTGCTTCTTCTAATTTCCGTTGTGTAACTCTATTAAGACCAATATTTCTCAAAATAAGACCGTGTGTAAATGGATAAGGTCTAGATGATTCTAAAATTTCATTATAAATGATTTCCGCGTCATCGTACCTAGTTAATTCAGTATTTATTGCAGCTAATACGATTTTTGAGTTGATTTCTCGTTCTTTGAGGTTGGCATTCTTTTCGAAAATCTCAAGTGCTTGTTCCATATACGAGGCAGCAAATGTATATTGATCAATACGGTAGTAACTAAAACCTAGTCTTTGATAAAACTCTGCTTTCTCAATTGAATCATTTACGTTTTCGATTAAACGTTCAGCAATTTTATATGAACGAATCGCTGATTTGTACCTGCCCTTTATAAATTCAACTTGGCCGGACACGAAGTAATACATGAAATGAAGGTAGTCATCCGTAGAAGACTCAATTTGATGATAGTTAGGTAGTTCCATATCTAGTTTTTGATAAGATTCAATAAGTAAATCATGTCTGAAGGCGACCAATTGGTAATAAGAAAGCATCTTGTCATCTTCCTTCATTCTATCCACTTTACTTTCAGTCTCGGTTTTTAGACGTTGAGCTTGTTTTACATCTCTACTAATAATGCAACTGTACCATTACGGGAAAATCGATGCCAAACATTTTATTTTGAAAATTAGGTATACTATTAGTGTGGAGTGTATGAAGAATGAGTAAAATTTGTTTACTGGAGACCCACAGGGGGAGTACGATTTACGCTATGAAATTATGCAATATCTTTTTGAATCAATAGGTGTAAAGTGCGAGCCTGATCAAATTTTTATTGGAGCTGGCACACAATATTTGATTAGCGTTTTATCTACAGTATTACTAAATGAATTATCTATAGTGGGATTTGAAGACCTTGGTTTTCATAGACCAAAGAAAGGAACGTATCGATATAAGAATTAAGAGGAAAGTATTCGGGCAGCTGAAATAAGCATTTGCTCTACTCACTTTTCAAACGCTAGATCCTTACCTATTTCCAGCCAACGGAACCGATAGAGATTAAATATGTAATAGATACTTTAAGTTGAAGTGTCTATGTTTGCTTT
This window encodes:
- a CDS encoding tetratricopeptide repeat protein — translated: MISRDVKQAQRLKTETESKVDRMKEDDKMLSYYQLVAFRHDLLIESYQKLDMELPNYHQIESSTDDYLHFMYYFVSGQVEFIKGRYKSAIRSYKIAERLIENVNDSIEKAEFYQRLGFSYYRIDQYTFAASYMEQALEIFEKNANLKEREINSKIVLAAINTELTRYDDAEIIYNEILESSRPYPFTHGLILRNIGLNRVTQRKLEEAVSFFEKALKVKEHLNSTFGTKTLFG